GGCCGAAATCGGGCGGGATCATTTCTCCATATATATTGGTTTGCTTCAGAAGGATCTCATTTAACCCTTGGAAAGCGGGGTGGAAGGCGCCCAACTGCACCATATCCTTTCTGACCTGTTTAATAATTTCAGGAACATCCACCCCGGCCGGACAACTTTTGGCGCAACGGGCACAGGTCGTACACTGGAAGAGAGTCTCAACAAGCTCCTGATCCAAGGCCACCGTACCCTCAATCACCTCTTTCAACACCAGCATTTTCCCCCTGGCGTTTAAGGCGGGACGGAGGGTTAAGCCAAAGACCGGACAGACAGCCTGGCAATACCCGCAGGAGGAGCATTTTAGGACCAACTCCCCGAATTTTTCTATAAACCTATGTCTGGGATCCATTTAGACCTCCAAGCCCATTTTGCCTGGATTTAGAATATTATTCGGATCAAACATCTGTTTGACTTCCCTCATGACCCGCATGGCCACCGGGCTATGTTCCAGGGGCATAAATGGAGCCTTTGCTAAACCAATGCCATGCTCCCCGGTAAGGGTCCCGCCCAAATGAATAGCCAGTTGGAACAATTCTTCAGAGGCTTTTTCGGCCCGTGATTTTTCCTCGGCATTACGGCCGTCAAAAATAATATTGGGATGCAAATTTCCATCGCCCAGATGCCCCAGGGTAGCAATCAGGACATGGTTCCGCTCACCGATTTCCTGGGTGCCGATCAGCAATTCTGGTACTCGGCTGATCGGAACGGTCACATCCTCGGCAATCATGTTAAAGCTGAGCCGATAGAGAATTCCCCCGATTCCCCGCCGGGCTGTCCATAATTTTTCTATCTCTTCCCGGGAGTCGGCTTGGGCCACCTGGCTGGCATGGTTCTTTTTAAAAACCTCCACAACTTTTCCAATCAGATATCCGGTTTCTTCTCGGGTGTAGCCGTCCGCCTCGGCTAAAACCATGGCAGCCGCCTCCGGCAGATTCTGGCCGCCATGCCGGTTAAGCACCATTAGACATTGTTCGTCTAATATTTCGAGAACCGAGGGGGTAATGCCGGAACGCATTATTTCGCTGATGGCCTCCCCTGCGTCTTTTATCTCCTGAAATGTTGCTGAGCAGGTGGCAATAGATTTTGGTTTAGGATTGATCTTTAAAGTAATTTCGGTGATCACTCCCAATGTCCCTTCCGAACCCACAAAGAGCCGGGTCAAATCGTACCCGGAAACGCATTTCATCGTCCTTGACCCTGTTTTGAGGATTTCACCGTCGGCTAAGACCACTTCCAGTCCCAATACATAATCCCGGGTGGTCCCATATTTGGCCCCCCTCAATCCCCCGGCATTTGTGGCTACATTTCCGCCCAGGGTGGCTATTTTTCCGGAAGCGGGGTCCGGGGGAAAATGAAAATCATAGGGATCCAGAGCTTTTTGTAATTGGGCATAAACAACCCCGGGCTGCACCACGACCAGTCGATCCTCGATCTTGATTTCCAGGATCCGCTTCATCCGGGCCATATCAAGGACAAGCCCCCCCTTCTCGGGAACGGCCATCCCGCTTAAACCCGTGCCCGCCCCCCGCGGAACGATCGGTACCATTTCCCGGTTGGCGAGTTTGAGGATCGCCGAAACCTGCGCGGTGTTTTGCGGCCAGACTGCGCCGATTGGCCGGTGCCGGTGCTCAGAGGCATCCTTTGAATAAGAAATCAAATCAATGAGCTTGTCGGTAACATTATTCTCACTGACAATTTCTGCAAGCTTTTGTCTTAATATCTTTTCCATTTCATGCTCTTCACTATCATATATTTATTTCTTACTTATTCGAATTATTAAAAGGAGAGATAAGGTTAAATTGATTATCAAATTCCAAAACCGACTGGGGTAAAGCGATTTCAATATCTGATCGCTTGAAGAGATCAAAGAGGCAAGTCTCTCGATATACGGTGATCCATAGCCTGTATCTCCCCCCCATCAATCCATATCGTAATTTCTTCTATATCCGCCTCCAGGTCATCAGCACTTTTCTTAGCCGAAGTTCCGACTAAACTCATTTGAGTTTGAAAAAATAGAGCGGCCTATCCGGAAATTATTGGGGTTTTCTGAATTTTGTAATGAAGTAAATTACCGCTGGCCCTTACTGGACCGAAGCTATTCGGTTTGCCAGCTCAACCCATGCAAGCCGGGTAGTGGATCGAGATCTCGTCACGATCCTGAAGCACTGTTTCCATACTTTTCTGATAGTAGACAAACATCCGGTTTTTGGTAACCAGGACATCCCTCCTAAGTCTTGTGTTATCTTCATAAAAAAGTGTTTTTCTTTGAGATTCGGTTTTGCAAATAAATTCCAACAGATCTCGTACTGTGGCCCTGTCTGGAAGTTCAACTTCCGTTTTTTCAAATTGAAAGGCATCTCGAAATCTGGAATGAAATTTTAACGTGATTTTCACGGCAATTCTTTCTAGGAACCATCCCGAATAAGATAACTCCGGGATGGTTCCTTCTTCCGGAAATACCCACTAAACAACTACTTCACAAGAAGGTCTTTCCCGAAAACTCCATCTCCCCAGTACATATCCTCTTTATAATACCACCCGAGATACTTAGCCTGGTTTTTATCAATGATGACGCGTGCATAATGAGGCAAAATGAGCTGATTTACATACATTTTCATTGAGGGTGCAGTCTGCGGCGTTACGAAAACCTGTCCCGGACCTCTGACACCA
This genomic interval from Deltaproteobacteria bacterium contains the following:
- a CDS encoding MoaD/ThiS family protein, which encodes MKITLKFHSRFRDAFQFEKTEVELPDRATVRDLLEFICKTESQRKTLFYEDNTRLRRDVLVTKNRMFVYYQKSMETVLQDRDEISIHYPACMG
- a CDS encoding FAD-binding protein → MEKILRQKLAEIVSENNVTDKLIDLISYSKDASEHRHRPIGAVWPQNTAQVSAILKLANREMVPIVPRGAGTGLSGMAVPEKGGLVLDMARMKRILEIKIEDRLVVVQPGVVYAQLQKALDPYDFHFPPDPASGKIATLGGNVATNAGGLRGAKYGTTRDYVLGLEVVLADGEILKTGSRTMKCVSGYDLTRLFVGSEGTLGVITEITLKINPKPKSIATCSATFQEIKDAGEAISEIMRSGITPSVLEILDEQCLMVLNRHGGQNLPEAAAMVLAEADGYTREETGYLIGKVVEVFKKNHASQVAQADSREEIEKLWTARRGIGGILYRLSFNMIAEDVTVPISRVPELLIGTQEIGERNHVLIATLGHLGDGNLHPNIIFDGRNAEEKSRAEKASEELFQLAIHLGGTLTGEHGIGLAKAPFMPLEHSPVAMRVMREVKQMFDPNNILNPGKMGLEV